One Bacteroidota bacterium genomic window carries:
- a CDS encoding type IX secretion system membrane protein PorP/SprF, with the protein MKKFSILLVVIMCALLELRAQQMPLYTQYMMNEFLLNPGSGGKNDFFEAKSNNRYQWKGITDAPRTYILSVDGPLKSRKVGVGGYLFTDITGPTRRTGIYGSYTYHLKINEQIKLGMGLSAGLLQFTVDGSKINLHDDADVALDGSLQSVLLPDFGFGLNLYSKQFNIGFSAPQLVQNKLNLYSSTSSIGSKLEDHYFINGAYRYRPNNDFTIEPSVLVKVLKPVPTQIDAGLKVSYRDLIWLGGAYRSLDAYSAMIGLCIKKHITFAYAHDFTFSNLKNYSSGTHEILVGLKFIKSTEAKVPSIE; encoded by the coding sequence ATGAAAAAATTTTCTATACTACTAGTAGTTATCATGTGCGCTCTACTCGAGTTGCGAGCACAACAAATGCCGCTTTATACGCAGTACATGATGAATGAATTTTTATTGAATCCGGGTTCTGGAGGGAAGAACGATTTTTTTGAAGCCAAAAGCAATAACCGTTATCAATGGAAGGGAATTACCGATGCTCCAAGAACCTATATTTTAAGTGTTGATGGTCCGTTAAAATCACGAAAAGTAGGAGTAGGAGGTTATTTGTTTACCGACATCACTGGTCCAACACGCCGCACAGGTATTTATGGAAGCTATACTTACCACTTAAAGATTAATGAACAGATAAAATTGGGTATGGGATTATCTGCCGGCTTGTTACAATTTACAGTAGATGGTTCAAAAATTAATTTGCACGACGATGCCGATGTTGCTTTGGATGGAAGTTTGCAATCGGTTTTACTACCTGATTTTGGCTTTGGTTTAAATTTATATTCAAAGCAATTCAACATTGGTTTCAGCGCTCCTCAATTGGTGCAAAACAAGCTTAACTTATACAGTAGTACTAGTAGTATTGGTTCTAAACTCGAAGACCACTATTTTATTAATGGCGCTTATCGATATCGTCCGAACAATGATTTTACAATTGAACCATCAGTATTGGTTAAAGTGCTTAAACCTGTTCCTACACAAATAGACGCAGGATTAAAAGTTTCATACCGCGATTTAATTTGGCTGGGAGGAGCATATAGAAGTCTTGATGCATACAGTGCAATGATAGGCTTGTGTATAAAAAAGCACATTACTTTTGCCTATGCACACGACTTTACTTTCTCAAACCTTAAGAACTACAGCAGCGGTACGCACGAAATTTTAGTTGGCTTAAAATTTATTAAATCAACTGAAGCCAAAGTTCCTTCTATTGAATAA